The following are from one region of the Cinclus cinclus chromosome 7, bCinCin1.1, whole genome shotgun sequence genome:
- the FGF8 gene encoding fibroblast growth factor 8: MDPCSSLFSYVLMHLFVLCLQAQVTVQSPPNFTQHVREQSLVTDQLSRRLVRTYQLYSRTSGKHVQILDNKKINAMAEDGDVHAKLIVETDTFGSRVRIKGAATGFYICMNKKGKLIGKSNGKGKDCVFTEIVLENNYTALQNAKYEGWYMAFTRKGRPRKGSKTRQHQREVHFMKRLPKGHQTTEPHRRFEFLNYPFNRRSKRTRNSRAGP; the protein is encoded by the exons ATGGACCCCTGCTCTTCGCTCTTTAGCTACGT GTTAATGCACTTGTTCGTCCTCTGCCTGCAAGCCCAG GTAACTGTTCAGTCCCCACCTAATTTTACACAGCATGtgagggagcagagcctggtgaCAGATCAGCTCAGCCGGCGGCTTGTCCGTACCTACCAGCTGTACAGCCGGACCAGCGGGAAACATGTGCAGATCTTGGACAACAAGAAAATCAATGCGATGGCAGAGGATGGGGATGTGCACG ccAAACTCATCGTGGAGACAGACACCTTTGGGAGCCGTGTGCGTATCAAGGGGGCAGCCACAGGTTTCTACATCTGCATGAACAAGAAGGGGAAGCTGATTGGCAAG AGCAACGGCAAAGGCAAGGACTGCGTGTTCACGGAGATCGTGCTGGAGAACAACTACACGGCGCTGCAGAACGCCAAGTACGAGGGCTGGTACATGGCCTTCACCCGCAAGGGCCGCCCACGCAAGGGCTCCAAGACCCGGCAGCACCAGCGCGAGGTGCATTTCATGAAGAGGCTTCCCAAGGGCCACCAGACCACCGAGCCCCACAGACGCTTTGAGTTCCTTAACTACCCCTTCAACCGGAGAAGCAAAAGGACTAGAAACTCCAGAGCGGGTCCTTGA